In one Ornithinimicrobium pratense genomic region, the following are encoded:
- a CDS encoding UvrD-helicase domain-containing protein: MTQLTDDAARERIRQRTDQTLFVEAGAGSGKTRSLVERVATLVLRDGIPIEAVAAVTFTERAAAELRDRLRAAFEHAVRSGDEAERGRAEAALDGLDLAAIGTLHSFAQRILGEHPIEAGVPPLVEVLDEVGSSVAFEARWAELRGQLLDDDDLATTLELALATGVKVDQVRAVVAKLNADWDLVESHVVGAQAPEPPSLPDIGHLVERALELAGEAETCLDPADKLLPDLAELTKWADRHEALGADPADIAASLTSTGDLKFRHGTAQNWRGRHTELKQHCKDWQDEIKQVLAELKDRCLRVIVHWCGQRVLESAHARRRDGQLVFHDLLVLARDLLLRNADVRDTLHRRYRRLLLDEFQDTDPIQIEIAVRIAGGAGADQPDWRDVEVPPGSLFVVGDPKQSIYRFRRADIRMYLQARETLGGRVSLTTNFRSGEPVLDWVNAVFAQLITEEPDRQPAYEALAAHRSGATVGPAVAVLGADAHEDKPSADEVRRREAADAAASIRRALDEGWTTEAETDERDEHGRRRRAWRPLREDDIAILVPARTSVPYLEEALDAAGVDYRTDSSSILYQAQEVRDLFAALRAIADTSDGFSLVTALRSSLFGCGDDDLFTFRRDGGTFHLLAPVPETLADHPVGRATGYLRGLHDEARWLTPSEVLTRLVTDRRMLEVAAAGPRARDTWRRLRYVVDQARAWSETEHGGLRAYLAWAQAQASETSRAGESVLPESDVDSVRIMTVHAAKGLQFPMVVVSGLSSQPNNRRGVQLLWTDDGFAISLGKDLTTGDFADAQPMDEQMGDLERRRLLYVATTRAKDHLVVSLHRSTHRTQSTLAHLLAGAGAADAGGAVGPTPDALPDPSVQVGRPRTAPVPPPEWADWREALDESVTASRRASSRSASGLEGSDPEVELSGLPVGATPDYAQGQDAQTADDEEVARSKAKGGRDVERPAWVKGRYGSAIGRAVHGVMQTVDLATGAGLDDAVAAQCWAEGVMDHSDVVRHLAQSLQESDVVRRAAQREYWRESYVGTVQNDGTVLEGFVDLLYREDDGRLVVVDYKTDDVPQEAWDARARFYAPQLRAYAQIVGRAVRDDRVEAVLGTSKGIYAVGR; this comes from the coding sequence ATGACGCAGCTGACCGACGACGCCGCCCGCGAGCGGATCCGGCAACGCACCGACCAGACCCTCTTCGTCGAGGCCGGGGCCGGGTCGGGCAAGACCCGCTCCCTGGTCGAGCGGGTGGCCACGCTCGTGCTGCGCGACGGCATACCCATCGAGGCGGTGGCGGCGGTGACCTTCACCGAGCGGGCCGCGGCCGAGCTGCGCGACCGGCTGCGGGCCGCGTTCGAGCACGCGGTCCGGTCCGGGGACGAGGCCGAGCGGGGAAGGGCCGAGGCGGCGCTGGACGGCCTCGACCTTGCCGCGATCGGCACGCTGCACTCCTTCGCCCAGCGGATCCTCGGGGAGCACCCGATCGAGGCCGGCGTCCCGCCCCTGGTCGAGGTGCTCGACGAGGTCGGCTCGTCGGTGGCCTTCGAGGCCCGGTGGGCCGAGCTGCGGGGGCAGCTGCTCGATGACGACGACCTCGCCACGACGCTCGAGCTCGCGCTGGCCACCGGCGTGAAGGTGGACCAGGTGCGGGCGGTCGTGGCCAAGCTCAACGCCGACTGGGACCTGGTCGAGTCGCACGTCGTCGGTGCGCAGGCACCGGAACCGCCGAGCCTGCCCGACATCGGGCACCTGGTGGAGCGGGCGCTGGAGCTGGCGGGAGAGGCCGAGACCTGCCTGGACCCCGCCGACAAGCTCCTGCCGGATCTGGCCGAGCTGACGAAGTGGGCCGACCGACACGAGGCCCTGGGCGCCGACCCCGCGGACATCGCGGCCTCCCTCACCTCCACAGGCGACCTCAAGTTTCGCCACGGGACAGCGCAGAACTGGCGCGGGCGGCATACCGAGCTCAAACAGCACTGCAAGGACTGGCAGGACGAGATCAAGCAGGTGCTCGCCGAGCTCAAGGACCGGTGCCTGCGGGTCATCGTGCACTGGTGCGGCCAGCGGGTGCTGGAGTCGGCGCACGCCCGACGGCGCGACGGACAGCTGGTGTTCCACGACCTGCTCGTCCTCGCCCGCGACCTGCTCCTGCGCAACGCCGACGTGCGCGACACGCTGCACCGGCGCTACCGCCGGCTGCTGCTCGACGAGTTCCAGGACACCGACCCGATCCAGATCGAGATCGCGGTGCGCATTGCCGGCGGGGCCGGTGCCGACCAGCCCGACTGGAGGGATGTCGAGGTGCCGCCGGGTTCGCTCTTCGTCGTCGGCGACCCCAAGCAGTCGATCTACCGCTTCCGCCGGGCCGACATCCGGATGTATCTGCAGGCACGCGAGACGCTCGGTGGCCGGGTGTCACTGACCACCAACTTCCGCAGCGGCGAGCCCGTCCTGGACTGGGTCAACGCAGTCTTCGCGCAGCTCATCACCGAGGAGCCGGACCGTCAACCGGCCTACGAGGCGCTGGCCGCCCACCGTAGCGGCGCGACCGTGGGTCCGGCCGTGGCGGTCCTGGGTGCCGACGCGCACGAGGACAAGCCCTCCGCCGACGAGGTGCGCCGCCGGGAGGCCGCGGACGCGGCGGCGAGCATCCGGCGGGCGCTCGACGAGGGGTGGACGACCGAGGCGGAAACCGACGAGCGCGACGAGCACGGGAGACGGCGCCGAGCCTGGCGGCCGCTGCGGGAGGACGACATCGCGATCCTGGTGCCCGCCCGGACCTCGGTGCCCTACCTGGAGGAGGCGCTGGACGCGGCCGGGGTGGACTACCGCACCGACTCCAGCTCGATCCTCTACCAGGCACAGGAGGTGCGGGACCTCTTCGCCGCCCTGCGGGCGATCGCGGACACCTCCGACGGCTTCTCCCTCGTCACCGCCCTGCGTTCGAGCCTGTTCGGCTGCGGCGACGACGACCTGTTCACCTTCCGCCGCGACGGCGGCACCTTCCACCTCCTCGCGCCGGTGCCGGAGACCCTGGCCGACCACCCGGTCGGGCGAGCTACGGGATACCTGCGCGGCCTGCACGACGAGGCGCGCTGGCTGACCCCGAGCGAGGTGCTGACCCGGCTGGTCACGGACCGGCGCATGCTCGAGGTGGCGGCAGCCGGTCCCCGGGCGCGGGACACCTGGCGGCGGCTTCGGTATGTCGTGGACCAGGCCCGGGCGTGGTCGGAGACCGAGCACGGCGGCCTGCGGGCCTACCTGGCGTGGGCGCAGGCGCAGGCGTCGGAGACCTCGCGGGCCGGAGAGTCGGTGCTGCCGGAGTCGGACGTCGACTCGGTGCGGATCATGACGGTGCACGCCGCCAAGGGGCTGCAGTTCCCCATGGTGGTGGTCTCCGGCCTGTCCTCGCAGCCCAACAACCGTCGAGGCGTGCAGCTGCTGTGGACCGACGACGGCTTCGCGATCTCGCTGGGCAAGGACCTGACCACCGGCGATTTCGCCGACGCCCAGCCCATGGACGAGCAGATGGGCGACCTGGAGCGACGGCGCCTGCTCTACGTCGCCACCACCCGCGCCAAGGACCACCTCGTCGTCTCCCTGCACCGGTCGACGCACCGGACACAGAGCACCCTGGCCCACTTGCTGGCCGGCGCCGGGGCCGCCGACGCCGGAGGCGCCGTCGGGCCGACGCCGGATGCCCTGCCTGACCCGTCCGTGCAGGTGGGCCGTCCGCGGACAGCCCCAGTGCCGCCGCCGGAGTGGGCCGACTGGCGGGAGGCCTTGGACGAGTCGGTCACCGCGTCCCGCCGAGCCAGTTCGCGCAGCGCATCCGGGCTGGAAGGCTCAGACCCGGAAGTCGAACTGTCGGGGCTGCCTGTCGGAGCAACGCCCGACTATGCGCAAGGCCAGGACGCTCAGACGGCGGACGATGAGGAGGTGGCGAGATCCAAGGCTAAAGGCGGGCGCGACGTGGAGCGGCCGGCCTGGGTCAAGGGCAGGTACGGCTCGGCGATCGGTCGCGCCGTGCACGGGGTGATGCAGACGGTCGACCTTGCCACCGGCGCCGGTCTAGACGACGCCGTGGCGGCGCAGTGCTGGGCAGAGGGGGTGATGGACCACTCGGACGTCGTGCGGCACCTGGCGCAATCGCTGCAGGAGTCGGACGTGGTCCGTCGGGCGGCACAGCGGGAGTATTGGCGCGAGTCGTACGTGGGCACGGTGCAGAACGACGGCACGGTGCTGGAGGGGTTCGTCGACCTGCTGTACCGCGAGGACGATGGGCGCCTGGTGGTGGTGGACTACAAGACGGACGACGTGCCACAGGAGGCGTGGGATGCGCGGGCGCGGTTCTACGCGCCGCAGTTGCGGGCGTATGCCCAGATCGTGGGCCGCGCCGTCAGGGACGACCGGGTCGAGGCAGTGCTGGGCACGAGCAAGGGCATTTATGCGGTGGGGCGATAG
- a CDS encoding PD-(D/E)XK nuclease family protein: MPAHVTWTSYGRRALDALRTVVANLKQDDPLHPVTLVVPSNVAGIVARRHLAHGFHPDRPAVAGLWVTTLPRLAEQLAAPRLTGAGRRPATRAFVAATVRGVLQERPGIFREVADHPSTARALARAHHDLRDVDDMACEGVAGTSNLCADVVRVHRAARERMAGGHYDETDLLHTAAATLTVGRAAELGSIVIYLPQEFTHAQAGLAAVLAQLTDTHVVAGHTGDPRADSAVLETVHAVVPGAPPPPARTPRTVDRIAHASDSDDEVRCAVREVVRALRTTPAHRVAVLYAARDPYARLLHEHLAAAGIEVNGPGVRPVAERAVARLVLGLLEIARTGYRRADVLRTIGELPVVTFSPASDGSADPVPLPLWERLTREAGVVAGDDWQDRLSFHQQSLEHRLQDEVYDSTRDRLTRHRDAAAAMQTFMTTLRERLDGLDRAATWTEAAETLRGIVDAVLPPATHRRLPPAEQHALVTVRSALSQLHALDGTPTTPSLTGVEEILGLELDGALPRVGTFGRGVLVAPVEQAVGLDLDVVHVLGLAEDLCPGTLREDSLLPERAREATGWALRSTRRRPETTHRALLAAFHSAAQVTASFPRGDLRRHSHRLPSRWLLPSLRVLSGQPDLPATEWERGAAPAGEAIQGSPSFAGTLSATMHPATEQEWRVRAHLSGVAPADPVVTATTELLQARRGDTFSRFDGNLAGVAGLPDHGAGTSAVSPTALESYASCPHAYFVQRLLRVEPVETPEEIITISASDLGSLVHEAMDGLVREAAERGKLPGYGQPWSAAQRARLLEFGDEVGARYEAEGRTGHPRLWARHRQWLRTVLDRMLTDDDAWRAEHKAAVVASELTFGLRGAPPVEVTLADGRTVHLRGSADKVDRRRDGTLLVTDIKTGRKNSFKDIDEDDPVLGGSKLQLPAYAVAVRAAHGEAHTPVEALYWFTGRDTGRVQLPLTTSVMERYAETLGLLVDGIARGSFPQRAPKAADFNWVQCSACNPDGRGHATIRERWEMLRATPELRDYTALVEPDALVEPADASEEDER; this comes from the coding sequence GTGCCGGCACACGTGACATGGACGTCCTATGGCCGCCGCGCGCTGGACGCGCTCAGAACCGTCGTCGCTAACCTCAAGCAGGACGACCCGCTCCATCCCGTCACCCTCGTCGTCCCGAGCAACGTCGCCGGCATCGTCGCTCGGCGGCACCTCGCCCATGGCTTCCACCCCGACCGGCCCGCGGTCGCAGGGTTGTGGGTCACCACCCTCCCCCGGCTGGCGGAGCAGCTCGCCGCTCCGCGGCTCACCGGCGCCGGCCGCCGCCCCGCGACCCGGGCCTTCGTGGCCGCGACGGTCCGCGGGGTGCTGCAGGAGCGGCCCGGCATCTTCCGTGAGGTCGCCGACCACCCGTCCACCGCCCGGGCCCTGGCCCGCGCCCACCACGACCTGCGCGACGTGGACGACATGGCCTGCGAGGGGGTCGCTGGCACCAGCAACCTGTGCGCCGACGTCGTCCGCGTCCATCGTGCGGCGCGGGAGCGCATGGCCGGTGGTCATTACGACGAGACTGACCTGCTTCACACCGCGGCCGCCACGCTCACCGTCGGGCGAGCCGCCGAGCTGGGCAGCATCGTCATCTACCTCCCCCAGGAGTTCACGCACGCCCAGGCCGGTCTGGCCGCCGTCCTGGCCCAGCTCACCGACACCCACGTCGTCGCGGGGCACACCGGCGACCCTCGGGCCGACTCCGCGGTGCTCGAGACGGTACATGCCGTCGTGCCCGGGGCTCCCCCGCCGCCGGCGCGCACCCCGCGGACGGTGGACCGCATCGCGCACGCCTCGGACTCCGACGACGAGGTCCGCTGCGCCGTCCGGGAGGTAGTCCGCGCCCTGCGCACCACGCCTGCCCACCGGGTCGCGGTGCTGTATGCCGCCCGCGACCCCTACGCGCGGCTGCTCCACGAGCACCTGGCCGCGGCGGGGATCGAGGTCAACGGTCCAGGGGTCCGCCCCGTCGCCGAACGCGCGGTCGCGCGGCTGGTCCTGGGCCTGCTGGAGATCGCCCGCACCGGCTACCGGCGGGCCGACGTCCTGCGCACCATTGGCGAGCTGCCGGTCGTCACCTTCAGCCCGGCTTCCGACGGCTCGGCCGACCCGGTCCCGCTCCCCCTCTGGGAGCGCCTGACCCGCGAGGCCGGCGTCGTGGCCGGGGATGACTGGCAGGACCGGCTCTCCTTCCACCAGCAGTCGCTGGAGCACCGGCTCCAAGACGAGGTCTACGACAGCACCCGCGACCGGCTCACCCGCCACCGTGACGCAGCCGCGGCCATGCAGACCTTCATGACGACCCTGCGCGAGCGGCTGGACGGCCTGGACCGCGCCGCGACCTGGACCGAGGCCGCGGAGACCCTGCGCGGCATCGTCGACGCGGTCCTGCCTCCCGCCACCCACCGGCGCCTGCCGCCGGCCGAGCAGCACGCCCTGGTCACCGTCAGGAGCGCGCTGTCCCAGCTGCACGCCCTCGACGGCACCCCGACCACCCCCTCGCTCACCGGGGTGGAGGAGATCCTGGGCCTCGAACTCGACGGGGCCCTCCCCCGGGTCGGCACCTTCGGCCGCGGCGTGCTCGTCGCTCCGGTCGAGCAGGCGGTCGGGCTCGACCTGGACGTGGTTCACGTGCTCGGCCTGGCCGAGGACCTGTGCCCCGGCACGCTGCGGGAGGACTCCCTGCTGCCCGAGCGCGCCCGCGAGGCCACCGGCTGGGCCCTCCGCAGCACCCGGCGCCGCCCCGAGACCACCCACCGCGCCCTGCTGGCCGCCTTCCACTCGGCGGCCCAGGTGACGGCCAGCTTCCCCCGCGGCGACCTGCGGCGGCACTCCCACCGCCTGCCTTCACGGTGGTTGCTGCCCTCCCTGCGCGTGCTCAGCGGGCAGCCTGACCTCCCGGCCACGGAGTGGGAACGCGGCGCCGCACCCGCCGGGGAGGCGATCCAGGGCTCCCCCTCCTTCGCCGGCACCCTGAGCGCCACGATGCACCCCGCCACCGAGCAGGAGTGGCGTGTCCGCGCCCACCTGTCCGGTGTCGCCCCGGCCGATCCGGTCGTCACGGCGACGACCGAGCTGCTGCAGGCCCGCCGCGGCGACACCTTCAGCCGGTTCGACGGCAACCTCGCCGGCGTCGCCGGCCTGCCCGACCACGGGGCAGGCACCAGCGCCGTGTCCCCCACCGCGCTGGAGAGCTACGCCTCCTGCCCGCACGCCTACTTCGTCCAGCGGCTGCTGCGGGTGGAGCCGGTGGAGACCCCCGAGGAGATCATCACGATCAGCGCCAGCGACCTCGGTTCGCTCGTCCACGAGGCGATGGACGGGCTGGTGCGGGAGGCGGCTGAGCGCGGGAAGCTCCCGGGATATGGCCAGCCCTGGAGCGCGGCTCAGCGCGCCCGGCTCCTCGAGTTCGGCGATGAGGTAGGCGCCCGCTACGAGGCCGAGGGCCGCACCGGCCACCCCCGCCTGTGGGCCCGACACCGGCAGTGGCTCCGCACGGTCCTGGACCGGATGCTGACCGACGACGACGCCTGGCGGGCCGAGCACAAGGCCGCCGTGGTGGCCAGCGAGCTCACGTTCGGGCTCCGTGGCGCGCCGCCGGTGGAGGTGACCCTGGCCGACGGGCGCACAGTGCACCTGCGCGGGTCAGCGGACAAGGTCGACCGGCGCCGCGACGGCACGCTGCTGGTCACCGACATCAAGACCGGTCGGAAGAACTCGTTCAAGGACATTGACGAGGACGACCCCGTCCTCGGGGGCAGCAAGCTGCAGTTGCCGGCCTACGCCGTGGCCGTCCGGGCAGCCCACGGCGAGGCGCACACCCCCGTCGAGGCGCTCTACTGGTTCACCGGCAGGGACACCGGCCGGGTGCAGCTGCCGCTCACCACGTCGGTCATGGAGCGGTATGCCGAGACGCTCGGCCTGCTCGTCGACGGCATCGCACGGGGTTCTTTCCCCCAGCGTGCGCCGAAGGCGGCCGACTTCAACTGGGTGCAGTGCTCCGCCTGCAACCCTGACGGCCGGGGCCACGCCACGATCCGCGAGCGGTGGGAGATGCTCCGCGCCACGCCGGAGCTGCGGGACTACACCGCCCTGGTCGAGCCGGACGCCCTGGTCGAGCCCGCCGACGCGAGCGAGGAGGACGAGCGATGA
- a CDS encoding histone-like nucleoid-structuring protein Lsr2 → MAQRVQTILVDDIEGTDITDGGQTVQFAIDGVSYEIDLSDENGAKMRETFKLYTDHARRVARRRQSAPARGTTTARTDKAQLDAIRRWARDNGHQVSDRGRIRKEIVDAFEAAH, encoded by the coding sequence GTGGCACAGAGGGTCCAGACCATTCTCGTGGACGACATCGAAGGCACGGACATCACTGATGGTGGCCAGACGGTGCAATTCGCGATCGACGGTGTTTCGTACGAGATCGACCTGAGCGACGAGAACGGGGCCAAGATGCGCGAGACGTTCAAGCTCTACACCGACCATGCCCGCCGGGTTGCACGCCGACGTCAGTCGGCTCCTGCTCGCGGCACCACCACCGCACGCACGGACAAGGCCCAACTGGATGCCATCCGTCGCTGGGCGCGGGACAACGGCCACCAGGTCAGCGATCGCGGTCGTATCAGAAAAGAGATCGTCGATGCGTTCGAAGCGGCCCACTGA
- a CDS encoding HD domain-containing protein, with protein sequence MPLSEKFDEALVYAHELHRDQSRKGGERPYISHLLAVSSLVLEGGGDEEQAIAGLLHDALEDQGDKTSYAELEDRFGSRVAGIVRACSDTEVLPKPPWRERKQAYLDSLQHEGADVLLVSAADKLHNARATLTDTLYSETDVWSRFKAGRTEQEWYYRALVEVFEERLPHNPVVRELSRTVDALFSEPR encoded by the coding sequence ATGCCGCTCTCAGAGAAGTTCGACGAAGCCTTGGTCTACGCCCACGAACTGCACCGGGATCAGTCTCGTAAAGGTGGTGAACGCCCCTACATCTCGCATCTGCTCGCCGTCTCCTCACTCGTGCTCGAGGGCGGGGGCGACGAGGAACAGGCCATCGCCGGCCTCTTGCACGATGCCCTGGAGGATCAGGGCGACAAGACCTCCTATGCGGAGCTGGAGGATCGCTTCGGGTCACGTGTGGCAGGTATCGTCCGCGCGTGCAGCGACACCGAGGTCCTACCGAAGCCCCCGTGGCGCGAACGTAAGCAGGCCTACCTGGACAGCCTCCAGCACGAAGGGGCCGACGTGCTCCTCGTGTCTGCCGCGGACAAGTTGCACAACGCCAGGGCGACCTTGACCGACACCCTCTACTCGGAGACCGATGTCTGGTCCCGGTTCAAGGCCGGACGGACCGAGCAGGAGTGGTACTACCGGGCTCTGGTGGAGGTCTTCGAGGAACGTCTTCCGCACAACCCCGTCGTGCGCGAACTGAGCCGCACCGTCGACGCCCTCTTCAGCGAGCCGCGCTAA
- a CDS encoding trypsin-like peptidase domain-containing protein, with protein MRKHVNDAGEWPASGPGSTKPGSGLRTFGLIVIGALIAVLVGGVGLFLGLRLGKDDPEPVEDLAASTIPVAATVEPAAVTEEPRDEVLGNAELAERYGRSVFKVETDGCGMEGWGTAWVLDDKHLVTNWHVVSNDPTPDLVSRDGVIRFSGEVIGGQTDPDVAVIRVDETLPNALPWADTDDLREGQEIVSLGFPAPAGDFSVTPSTIISFQRSGSTREAIRGDGALDRGNSGGPALTRDGAVAGVATVMVQERNQLQMVPLLFTANALQRSVDDIVANPQQVEAECDPQYAVLPDGWESDFDDWFTHGPQAYGDDATLDRLWDSCSAGDLGACDDLYWASAFGSEYEAFAISCGGTSDGAFGSCEASAEWDAQVAEWEAEEQRQEEERQQEERRQEEERQQEERAQAQLLTALLTSCQNGDMQACDDLQGEAGWGTTEYEVAWSCGGHYPDGYGACVDREAEAAELTVLVGQCQAGDMQACDDLFWASGYETPEEAVAEDCGGFYPGRGGMCVYTEENG; from the coding sequence GTGAGAAAGCACGTGAATGACGCAGGGGAGTGGCCGGCTAGCGGTCCAGGAAGCACCAAGCCGGGTTCGGGCCTCCGCACCTTCGGCTTGATCGTCATCGGGGCACTCATCGCGGTGCTCGTCGGCGGGGTGGGTCTCTTTCTCGGCCTGCGGCTGGGCAAGGACGATCCGGAACCGGTCGAGGACCTCGCTGCATCGACGATTCCGGTGGCGGCGACTGTCGAGCCGGCTGCTGTGACAGAGGAGCCACGGGACGAGGTACTCGGGAACGCTGAGCTGGCCGAGCGCTACGGCCGCTCCGTCTTCAAGGTGGAGACCGACGGCTGCGGGATGGAGGGCTGGGGGACTGCCTGGGTGCTGGACGACAAGCACCTCGTAACCAACTGGCATGTGGTCAGCAACGACCCGACGCCGGACCTGGTCAGCCGGGACGGGGTCATACGCTTCTCCGGCGAGGTGATCGGCGGGCAGACCGATCCCGACGTCGCGGTAATCCGGGTTGACGAGACGCTCCCCAACGCATTGCCCTGGGCGGACACGGATGATCTCCGGGAGGGGCAGGAAATCGTCTCGCTCGGGTTTCCTGCACCCGCCGGGGACTTCTCCGTGACCCCGTCCACGATCATCAGCTTCCAGCGGTCCGGTTCCACGCGGGAGGCCATCCGTGGTGACGGTGCTCTCGATCGCGGCAACTCCGGTGGCCCTGCCCTCACCCGAGACGGTGCCGTCGCGGGCGTCGCCACCGTGATGGTCCAGGAGAGGAACCAGCTGCAGATGGTGCCGTTGCTCTTCACCGCGAACGCCCTGCAGCGCTCGGTGGACGACATCGTTGCCAACCCCCAGCAGGTCGAAGCGGAGTGCGACCCGCAGTACGCCGTACTCCCGGACGGATGGGAGTCAGATTTCGACGACTGGTTCACTCATGGCCCGCAGGCCTACGGGGACGACGCGACCCTCGACCGGTTGTGGGACTCCTGCTCGGCCGGAGATCTCGGCGCGTGCGACGACCTCTACTGGGCGTCTGCCTTCGGCTCCGAGTACGAAGCCTTCGCGATCTCCTGCGGTGGCACCTCCGACGGTGCCTTTGGCTCCTGCGAGGCCTCGGCGGAGTGGGACGCCCAGGTGGCCGAGTGGGAGGCGGAGGAGCAACGGCAGGAGGAGGAGCGGCAGCAAGAGGAGCGACGTCAGGAGGAGGAGCGGCAGCAAGAGGAGCGAGCTCAGGCGCAACTTCTTACGGCCCTGCTCACTTCGTGCCAGAACGGCGACATGCAGGCGTGCGACGACCTGCAAGGGGAGGCCGGCTGGGGTACCACGGAGTATGAGGTCGCCTGGTCCTGCGGCGGTCACTACCCCGACGGCTACGGCGCTTGCGTCGACCGCGAGGCCGAGGCTGCTGAGTTGACCGTGCTCGTGGGTCAGTGCCAAGCGGGGGACATGCAGGCCTGCGACGACCTGTTCTGGGCCTCTGGTTACGAAACGCCGGAGGAGGCTGTTGCTGAGGACTGCGGCGGTTTCTACCCAGGACGGGGCGGCATGTGCGTCTACACCGAGGAGAATGGCTGA